The Kroppenstedtia pulmonis genome has a segment encoding these proteins:
- a CDS encoding DUF4309 domain-containing protein codes for MKKIGSLLIVVLLCVTSTACAQSDAHEVSKAPDQTPNQKEQGYVVLNDETIALFKKGKVKGIPFPLRDFPIDQVIAKWGKPDKQIDHEDIQVYVYQKKGQNITFTVDETNTVNYYTIDMNMSFKEVNQKLGSPYKVKKSTRLLRYPMGNYVLQVEDISKDKVWISLDTK; via the coding sequence TTGAAGAAAATAGGTAGCCTGCTTATTGTCGTATTACTCTGTGTAACCAGTACCGCCTGTGCACAATCCGATGCTCATGAAGTAAGTAAAGCTCCTGATCAAACACCTAATCAGAAGGAACAGGGTTATGTCGTATTAAATGACGAAACCATCGCTTTATTTAAGAAAGGCAAAGTAAAAGGGATTCCTTTTCCACTTCGTGATTTTCCCATTGATCAAGTAATCGCGAAATGGGGAAAACCGGATAAACAGATTGATCACGAAGACATTCAAGTCTATGTGTATCAGAAAAAAGGACAAAATATCACATTCACAGTGGATGAAACGAATACAGTCAATTACTATACAATCGACATGAACATGAGCTTCAAGGAAGTGAATCAAAAACTGGGCAGCCCCTACAAAGTTAAAAAATCCACCCGTCTTCTGAGGTATCCAATGGGTAACTATGTGCTTCAAGTGGAGGATATTTCAAAAGATAAGGTTTGGATCTCTTTGGATACAAAGTAA
- a CDS encoding sensor histidine kinase, with amino-acid sequence MKMETRLMIKFLTGVFYLVLLLVLSLILIYSLAYWLQEGKKKATSPEERIKKVISSTKINDGKIELEPQMKRQLVHREEWTQVLDERGRGVFQYNTPKRVPRSFSASELVLYKKKEKEVGYDIHTWHRRIEGKEYTWILGRKNTYSLLQQIKRETQRENGSISLPPDVLSEVKERGGWIQILDQHGKEIYQYARPPSAKTSYSPGEFAHASQRRSSFRFLSGVLQDQQVTWVYHGTKKKPDEAGYDRLFFLCAVFSAVSIFVFFSYRFGKKLGEPLLFMLEWLRNLSKGNYHLPHGKKILDSDRPDKKFALYQEVIQALEQLSSRLREVEEKRKQLDQSREEWIAGVTHDLKTPLSTMKGYADLYRSPDYKWDKQEIEEYLQLIVRKTEYIHQLIDDMSLTFQVKNHALSLQLAAWDMKEMIRLTVAEVIQESNVERPRIQLELPTDTTVMYPIDAKWFKRAFVNLLMNARIHNPPHTEIIIKLEVEKGEYLYPSLMIEIADDGKGMDEKTLASLFDRYYRGTDTNRSSDGTGLGMAIAKHLIQLHQGTISVSSKLHHGTTFTIWLPARNE; translated from the coding sequence ATGAAGATGGAAACCCGCCTTATGATTAAGTTTCTCACAGGTGTGTTTTATCTGGTTCTGTTATTGGTCTTGTCTTTGATACTGATCTATTCATTGGCTTATTGGTTGCAAGAGGGAAAGAAAAAAGCGACCTCACCTGAGGAACGGATCAAAAAGGTGATATCATCCACCAAAATCAATGACGGCAAGATTGAATTGGAGCCCCAGATGAAGCGACAGCTGGTCCATCGGGAGGAATGGACACAGGTATTGGATGAACGGGGTAGAGGAGTTTTTCAGTACAATACCCCAAAGCGTGTCCCACGTTCTTTTTCAGCCAGTGAACTGGTACTTTATAAGAAAAAAGAAAAAGAGGTCGGATACGATATTCATACGTGGCATCGAAGGATAGAGGGGAAGGAATATACATGGATATTGGGGCGGAAAAATACATATTCTTTGTTGCAACAGATTAAAAGGGAGACACAAAGGGAAAACGGGTCGATTTCCTTACCACCGGATGTTTTATCTGAAGTGAAGGAACGGGGTGGTTGGATTCAAATCCTTGATCAACATGGGAAAGAAATCTACCAATACGCCAGACCTCCATCAGCCAAAACGAGTTATTCACCGGGGGAATTTGCCCATGCCTCGCAACGCCGCTCTTCTTTTCGATTTCTTTCTGGAGTACTGCAGGATCAACAGGTAACCTGGGTGTATCATGGGACAAAAAAGAAACCGGATGAAGCGGGGTATGACCGCTTATTCTTTTTGTGTGCAGTTTTTTCGGCTGTGTCTATTTTTGTTTTTTTCTCATACCGTTTTGGTAAAAAATTAGGAGAGCCTTTGCTTTTTATGTTGGAGTGGTTGAGAAATCTCTCCAAAGGCAACTATCATCTACCTCACGGGAAGAAGATCCTTGATTCCGATAGACCCGATAAAAAGTTTGCTCTTTACCAAGAAGTGATCCAGGCACTGGAACAGTTAAGCAGTCGATTGAGAGAAGTGGAAGAAAAGAGGAAACAGCTGGACCAATCGAGGGAGGAGTGGATAGCCGGTGTCACTCATGACCTGAAAACACCCTTGTCAACGATGAAGGGCTACGCTGATCTTTACAGAAGTCCGGATTACAAATGGGATAAACAGGAGATCGAGGAGTACTTGCAGTTGATTGTTCGAAAAACTGAGTATATTCATCAGCTGATTGATGATATGAGCCTGACGTTTCAGGTGAAAAATCATGCCTTGTCATTGCAGTTGGCCGCCTGGGATATGAAAGAAATGATTCGCTTGACTGTAGCTGAAGTGATCCAGGAGTCCAATGTGGAAAGGCCCCGAATTCAGTTGGAGTTACCTACTGATACAACGGTCATGTATCCCATTGACGCGAAGTGGTTTAAGCGTGCTTTCGTAAATTTGCTGATGAATGCAAGAATCCACAATCCTCCTCATACCGAGATCATAATCAAACTGGAAGTTGAAAAGGGGGAATACCTGTATCCTTCACTGATGATTGAGATTGCGGATGATGGAAAAGGGATGGATGAAAAAACACTGGCTTCTCTGTTTGACCGGTACTACCGGGGAACAGACACCAATCGCTCCTCCGACGGAACAGGTTTGGGGATGGCAATTGCCAAACACCTGATCCAATTGCATCAGGGAACCATCTCCGTCAGTAGTAAACTCCATCATGGCACCACCTTCACCATTTGGTTACCTGCCAGAAATGAGTAA
- the groES gene encoding co-chaperone GroES produces the protein MIKPLGDRVVLQAIEKEEKTASGIVLPETAKEKPQEGKVIAVGTGRYENGQKVDLEVKEGDSVIFSKYAGTEVKVGEEEYLILRESDILAIVD, from the coding sequence GTGATCAAACCGTTAGGTGACCGTGTTGTTCTGCAAGCGATTGAGAAAGAAGAAAAAACCGCCAGCGGCATTGTCCTGCCGGAAACGGCCAAGGAGAAGCCCCAGGAAGGGAAAGTGATCGCCGTCGGCACCGGCCGTTATGAAAATGGTCAAAAGGTTGACCTCGAAGTAAAAGAGGGCGACAGTGTGATTTTCTCTAAGTATGCAGGCACGGAAGTGAAAGTCGGCGAAGAGGAATATCTGATTTTGCGTGAAAGCGATATTTTGGCTATTGTGGACTGA
- a CDS encoding ABC transporter permease, translating to MMQVFMSDMRKIQGTWIPWLLVIAPFAFCSVQVVNYLTRLEILQPLGWMGLMAWTNYFWPVTLILGVSILASMLSGMEHDAKAWKAILALPLNKWTPYFSKFLLLFVSLAIFVSFTYMGLIIMGNLFGLGPTPWSLVAVQMFYPFFASIAVMVLQLWLSLTIRNQAIPLTFGILGATLSLFLAYSPSLVLKLFPWAYVPLASPLNEGNYTQWPLAGAILGSIFLIMGGLHFSKREL from the coding sequence ATGATGCAGGTGTTCATGTCTGATATGCGGAAGATCCAGGGAACCTGGATTCCCTGGCTTTTGGTGATTGCTCCTTTTGCTTTTTGCAGTGTACAGGTGGTGAATTATCTTACTCGTTTGGAGATCCTGCAACCCCTTGGCTGGATGGGCTTGATGGCATGGACCAATTACTTTTGGCCCGTCACTCTCATCCTTGGGGTTAGTATACTGGCATCCATGCTGTCCGGTATGGAGCATGATGCAAAAGCGTGGAAAGCGATCTTGGCCCTGCCGCTGAATAAATGGACTCCCTACTTTAGTAAATTTCTGCTGCTCTTTGTCAGTTTGGCGATCTTCGTATCCTTTACCTATATGGGCTTAATCATCATGGGCAACCTGTTTGGACTTGGACCAACCCCTTGGTCACTTGTTGCTGTACAGATGTTTTATCCATTTTTCGCTTCGATAGCCGTTATGGTTTTACAACTGTGGCTTTCATTAACCATTCGGAATCAAGCGATTCCCTTGACCTTCGGGATTCTTGGTGCTACCCTCAGTCTGTTTCTGGCATATTCGCCTTCCCTGGTTTTGAAACTATTTCCTTGGGCATATGTTCCCCTGGCATCTCCCCTCAACGAAGGGAATTACACGCAATGGCCTTTGGCAGGAGCAATATTGGGATCTATCTTTCTGATTATGGGGGGGCTTCACTTTTCAAAACGGGAATTATAA
- the tatC gene encoding twin-arginine translocase subunit TatC, with the protein MSEEDKYWMEHLTELRRRLIWVLITFVLTLVIGFLFAKPMIDFLKTDLLDGTLGRTMELNIFSPGEALSIFMQFAFVVAFTITLPVALFQLWRFVQPGLTSSEQKATLTYIPFAVVLFLIGLFFGYYWIFPFLLQFMSKLTTTLGATETYGMYEFFRFMFRIVLPIAFLFELPVLIMFLTRIRLLRPDLLRKGRRYAYLGMVILAALVTPPDLISNILVSIPLIFLYEVSILLSTRVYHKMIREEAAREASWQEQE; encoded by the coding sequence ATGAGTGAAGAAGACAAGTATTGGATGGAACATCTGACAGAATTAAGACGGCGTCTTATCTGGGTATTGATTACCTTTGTATTGACATTGGTTATTGGCTTTTTGTTTGCAAAGCCAATGATAGACTTTCTGAAAACGGACCTCCTGGATGGGACGCTGGGACGAACCATGGAACTGAACATCTTTTCACCAGGTGAAGCCCTGAGTATTTTTATGCAATTCGCCTTTGTAGTGGCCTTCACAATCACTCTTCCAGTAGCCCTGTTCCAATTATGGCGGTTTGTACAACCGGGCCTGACTTCGTCAGAGCAAAAAGCCACCTTGACTTACATACCCTTTGCGGTGGTTTTGTTCCTGATCGGTCTGTTTTTTGGATACTACTGGATATTTCCTTTCTTGCTTCAATTTATGAGTAAACTGACCACTACTCTGGGGGCGACAGAGACTTACGGAATGTATGAGTTTTTTCGATTTATGTTTCGCATCGTCCTGCCCATTGCCTTTCTGTTTGAGTTACCGGTGCTGATCATGTTTTTGACACGGATCCGGCTGCTACGTCCGGATCTTTTACGGAAAGGGCGGCGTTATGCCTACCTGGGTATGGTTATTCTGGCGGCATTGGTAACACCTCCGGACCTTATTTCCAACATATTGGTATCCATTCCCCTCATTTTTCTGTATGAGGTAAGTATTCTTTTGTCAACACGGGTTTATCACAAGATGATTCGGGAAGAGGCAGCCAGGGAAGCGTCATGGCAGGAACAGGAGTAA
- a CDS encoding SRPBCC domain-containing protein: MPNNKMVSRVENERFLVLERVYDMPRDQLFQLFKEPHHLKRWWSTDGWELSVCNMDFRSGGVWHYCMTCVDKNQEEYGMESWSKAIYKEIIEPEKIVYNDYFSDADGNINSSMPSPEVTMEFIDLGSQTKLVSRSEFDSADSLQAVLDMGVLEGIKQTWDSLDALVKSLK, from the coding sequence ATGCCAAATAACAAAATGGTTTCAAGAGTAGAGAATGAAAGGTTTCTTGTTTTAGAACGAGTTTATGATATGCCACGTGATCAACTATTTCAATTATTTAAGGAACCACATCACTTAAAGCGCTGGTGGAGTACGGATGGTTGGGAACTGTCCGTTTGCAACATGGATTTCCGCTCAGGGGGTGTATGGCACTACTGCATGACATGTGTTGATAAGAATCAAGAAGAATATGGAATGGAATCCTGGAGTAAAGCCATTTATAAAGAGATCATTGAGCCAGAGAAGATTGTCTATAACGATTATTTCTCGGATGCAGATGGCAATATCAATAGTTCTATGCCTTCTCCAGAGGTTACGATGGAATTCATCGATTTAGGCAGTCAAACGAAATTGGTCAGCCGTTCTGAATTCGATTCAGCAGATTCTCTTCAAGCTGTTTTGGACATGGGAGTGCTGGAGGGTATCAAACAAACGTGGGATAGTTTAGATGCACTGGTTAAGAGCTTGAAGTAA
- a CDS encoding response regulator transcription factor, with translation MDDVTLLLVDDERDILDLLTKTLRSEGFRNILTATAGDEAIRVSLEHQPDLIILDVMLPDMEGYVVCKRMREWTYAPIFFLTARSTDLDKLTGYNMGGDDYIEKPFNPLVIVAKVKAQLKRDRLLKRNFSYVPSVYEFEDFKLVETTGQLFVAGEETPCTAKEFKLLTFLCKHPYRIFSMGQLYRHVWGEESFGYENTVMVHIGQIRKKIEPNPRKPHYIVTIRGLGYKFVGERRFPNEDGNPPYD, from the coding sequence TTGGATGATGTAACCCTGTTACTGGTGGATGATGAACGGGACATATTGGATCTTTTGACCAAAACACTACGCTCTGAAGGCTTCCGGAACATTCTTACGGCTACTGCAGGTGACGAAGCGATTCGGGTAAGTCTGGAACATCAACCGGATCTTATCATACTTGATGTCATGTTACCGGACATGGAGGGTTATGTAGTTTGCAAGAGAATGAGGGAATGGACCTATGCGCCGATTTTTTTCCTGACGGCTCGTTCCACGGATCTCGATAAATTGACGGGTTACAATATGGGCGGGGATGACTATATTGAGAAACCCTTTAATCCACTGGTGATCGTAGCTAAGGTAAAAGCACAGTTGAAAAGAGATCGGCTGTTAAAACGTAATTTTTCGTATGTTCCTTCTGTATACGAGTTTGAGGATTTTAAATTGGTTGAGACTACAGGACAGCTGTTTGTTGCCGGGGAGGAAACTCCTTGTACGGCCAAGGAATTTAAGCTCCTTACGTTTCTTTGCAAACATCCTTACCGGATTTTCAGTATGGGACAACTATACCGACATGTCTGGGGTGAGGAGAGCTTCGGTTATGAAAATACCGTGATGGTTCACATTGGACAAATTCGAAAAAAGATTGAACCAAATCCTCGTAAACCCCATTATATTGTTACGATTCGTGGACTGGGCTATAAATTTGTCGGAGAACGGAGGTTTCCAAATGAAGATGGAAACCCGCCTTATGATTAA
- the groL gene encoding chaperonin GroEL (60 kDa chaperone family; promotes refolding of misfolded polypeptides especially under stressful conditions; forms two stacked rings of heptamers to form a barrel-shaped 14mer; ends can be capped by GroES; misfolded proteins enter the barrel where they are refolded when GroES binds), with product MAKEIKFSEEARRSMLHGVDSLANAVKVTLGPKGRNVVLEKKFGSPLITNDGVTIAKEIELEDKFENMGAQLVKEVATKTNDVAGDGTTTATVLAQAMIREGLKNVAAGANPMVIRKGIEKAVTAAVQEIHSIAKPVEGKESIAQVAAISADDEEVGQLIAEAMERVGNDGVITVEESKGFATELEVVEGMQFDRGYISPYMVTDSDKMEAVLDEPYVLITDKKVTNVQEILPLLEKVVQQGKPLLIIAEDLEGEALATLVVNKLRGTFNAVAVKAPGFGDRRKAMLEDIAILTGGQVITEELGMDMKTADISVLGRARQIRVTKEETIVVDGSGNSAEINSRVKQIRQQLEDTTSEFDKEKLQERLAKLAGGVAVIKVGAATETELKERKLRIEDALNSTRAAVEEGMVSGGGIALVNVLHAVEKLEGNGDEQTGINIIRRALEEPLRQIAFNAGLEGSVVVEQAKKEEVGIGFNAATGEWVDMIKAGIVDPAKVTRSALQNAASVAAMVLTTEAVVADQPEEEAAGGGAPDMGGMGGMGGMM from the coding sequence ATGGCTAAAGAAATCAAGTTTAGCGAAGAAGCACGCCGCTCTATGTTGCATGGTGTTGACTCACTGGCTAATGCCGTTAAAGTCACCTTGGGACCTAAAGGGCGTAATGTGGTGTTGGAGAAAAAATTTGGATCCCCGTTGATCACCAACGATGGTGTTACCATCGCCAAGGAAATTGAACTGGAAGATAAGTTCGAAAACATGGGTGCCCAACTGGTGAAAGAAGTAGCCACCAAAACCAACGATGTTGCCGGTGACGGAACCACGACGGCCACCGTTTTGGCCCAGGCCATGATCCGGGAAGGTCTGAAAAACGTAGCAGCCGGAGCGAACCCGATGGTGATCCGCAAAGGGATCGAGAAAGCTGTAACCGCTGCGGTACAGGAAATTCACAGCATCGCGAAACCGGTGGAAGGAAAAGAGTCCATTGCTCAAGTGGCCGCTATCTCCGCCGACGATGAAGAAGTGGGTCAACTGATCGCTGAAGCCATGGAAAGAGTGGGCAATGACGGTGTTATCACCGTGGAAGAATCCAAAGGATTCGCCACTGAGCTGGAAGTTGTGGAAGGAATGCAGTTTGATCGGGGTTACATCTCCCCCTATATGGTGACTGACTCCGACAAGATGGAAGCTGTATTGGATGAGCCCTACGTGCTGATCACCGATAAAAAGGTAACCAACGTACAGGAAATTCTGCCGTTGTTGGAAAAAGTGGTTCAACAGGGTAAGCCTCTTCTGATCATTGCGGAAGATTTGGAAGGTGAAGCCCTGGCTACCCTGGTTGTCAACAAATTGCGTGGTACCTTCAATGCCGTTGCCGTCAAAGCACCTGGTTTCGGTGACCGTCGTAAAGCCATGCTGGAGGATATCGCCATCCTCACCGGCGGACAAGTGATCACCGAAGAACTGGGTATGGATATGAAAACCGCCGACATCAGCGTGCTGGGACGTGCCCGTCAAATCCGTGTCACCAAAGAAGAAACCATCGTGGTGGACGGATCCGGCAACAGCGCTGAAATCAACAGCCGTGTCAAGCAGATTCGTCAACAGTTGGAGGACACCACTTCTGAATTTGATAAAGAAAAACTGCAAGAGCGTCTGGCCAAACTGGCTGGCGGTGTAGCGGTTATCAAAGTGGGAGCCGCCACCGAAACCGAGCTGAAAGAACGCAAACTGCGGATCGAAGATGCCCTCAACTCCACCCGTGCCGCTGTGGAAGAAGGAATGGTATCCGGCGGTGGAATCGCTCTGGTTAACGTCTTGCATGCTGTGGAGAAACTGGAAGGCAACGGGGATGAGCAAACCGGGATCAACATCATCCGTCGTGCTCTGGAAGAACCCCTGCGTCAAATCGCCTTTAACGCCGGTCTCGAAGGTTCTGTCGTTGTGGAACAGGCCAAAAAAGAGGAAGTGGGTATCGGCTTCAACGCCGCTACCGGTGAATGGGTAGACATGATCAAAGCAGGTATCGTCGACCCGGCCAAAGTAACCCGTTCTGCCCTGCAAAATGCAGCTTCCGTAGCCGCTATGGTTCTGACCACCGAAGCGGTTGTGGCTGACCAGCCGGAAGAAGAAGCTGCTGGTGGTGGTGCCCCGGATATGGGTGGCATGGGCGGTATGGGCGGCATGATGTAA
- a CDS encoding ArsR/SmtB family transcription factor produces the protein MSGKVPGIDVSMLGALAEPNRMAIVELLRDGPLTVGEIANRLELRQPHASKHLKVLSNNGIVEVKPDANRRYYKLRPEPFQALEYWVTSFQKNMERRFDNLDDYVREIQNKKTIDE, from the coding sequence ATGTCGGGTAAAGTTCCAGGCATAGATGTATCTATGCTAGGGGCATTGGCTGAACCAAATCGAATGGCTATCGTTGAACTGTTGCGCGATGGGCCTCTAACAGTGGGGGAAATTGCTAATCGGCTGGAACTTCGTCAGCCACATGCCTCAAAGCATTTAAAAGTGCTAAGTAACAATGGAATTGTGGAAGTGAAGCCAGATGCTAATCGTCGCTATTACAAGCTGCGACCTGAGCCTTTCCAGGCATTAGAATATTGGGTGACTTCCTTTCAGAAGAACATGGAAAGGAGATTCGACAACTTGGACGATTATGTACGAGAAATACAAAATAAAAAAACAATAGACGAGTGA
- a CDS encoding tyrosine-type recombinase/integrase has translation MGIREGLRYLQTVATFIEKNGHITPHSFRHTHALLLIEANVNPKVISHRLGHSTTEEVERSYGYLTRGIEKKASQQFNELMKDLLDLE, from the coding sequence ATGGGTATCCGCGAAGGATTAAGATATTTGCAAACGGTTGCAACGTTTATTGAAAAGAATGGACATATTACACCTCATTCATTTCGGCATACCCATGCTTTGTTATTAATCGAAGCCAATGTGAACCCTAAAGTAATTTCACATCGGTTAGGACACAGCACTACTGAAGAAGTGGAAAGAAGCTACGGATATTTAACTAGAGGAATAGAAAAGAAGGCCTCTCAACAATTCAATGAATTGATGAAAGACCTTCTTGATTTAGAGTGA
- a CDS encoding lantibiotic dehydratase, with amino-acid sequence MSIYFPSRGRDGNISLAPGLQPYELVLGTNSANDKKQLELEDIVVGATLDRLYLKSASLGKEVIFTANNMLRVC; translated from the coding sequence ATTTCCATTTACTTTCCAAGCAGGGGAAGAGATGGAAATATATCCTTGGCTCCAGGTTTACAACCCTATGAGTTGGTATTGGGCACCAACAGTGCAAATGACAAGAAGCAGCTTGAGCTGGAGGATATTGTCGTAGGGGCCACCCTGGATCGACTCTACCTCAAATCCGCTTCCCTTGGAAAAGAAGTGATCTTTACCGCCAATAATATGCTGAGGGTTTGTTGA
- a CDS encoding ABC transporter permease yields the protein MSHSISLRYFYTELFKLRWSIIAVILILGPAISLWIGFGVPTKMEQVTNDWLWFFSLTVHKYAMFFYPLIVGVYAALVCRYEHIGNGWKQIFCLPVSRLQVYLTKLGVVALLTLLTQLCLLIGFLFIGWMQGLQDPIPWAILITKATNGWLASLPLMTLMLGCSLLWRNFATPLTLNVIFTVPSVIFTGAVLLGSWYPWSQPFLAMMPKHQWAKSVDPFYLFIGILITFCIFIGSSSRMFVKRDW from the coding sequence ATGAGTCATTCCATCTCACTTCGATACTTTTATACTGAATTGTTTAAATTACGTTGGTCGATCATTGCAGTGATTCTGATTCTGGGTCCTGCCATATCCCTGTGGATCGGGTTTGGTGTTCCCACTAAAATGGAACAGGTGACCAATGATTGGTTGTGGTTTTTTAGTTTGACTGTCCATAAATATGCCATGTTTTTCTATCCCCTGATTGTAGGGGTATATGCGGCATTAGTCTGTAGGTATGAGCATATCGGGAATGGATGGAAACAGATTTTTTGTTTGCCGGTTTCCCGTTTACAGGTTTATCTTACCAAACTGGGTGTTGTCGCACTGCTTACTCTCTTGACACAACTTTGTTTGCTGATCGGCTTTCTCTTCATCGGATGGATGCAGGGTTTACAAGATCCCATTCCCTGGGCCATACTAATTACCAAAGCAACCAATGGATGGCTTGCCTCCCTGCCTCTGATGACACTGATGTTGGGTTGCTCTCTGCTTTGGCGGAATTTTGCCACTCCTTTAACGCTCAATGTTATCTTTACCGTTCCTTCTGTTATCTTTACAGGGGCAGTCTTACTTGGTTCGTGGTATCCTTGGTCCCAACCCTTTTTGGCTATGATGCCCAAGCACCAATGGGCGAAAAGTGTGGATCCTTTCTATCTTTTTATCGGGATCTTGATTACGTTTTGTATCTTCATCGGGTCATCAAGCCGTATGTTTGTCAAACGTGATTGGTAG
- a CDS encoding ABC transporter ATP-binding protein, whose protein sequence is MKVLTEIIIETHQLTKRYGKRYSVRYLNLKVRQGEVYGFLGPNGAGKTTTIKMLLGLAKPTEGSVRIFGRDIAEDRKNILRHVGALVESPTYYGHLSGYENLKIIAQVLGLPRRRIEETLHMVRLTQDANRQVKGYSLGMKQRLGIAAALLGSPKILILDEPTNGLDPAGIREIRELIKSLAEERGVTILISSHLLSEIEQTATSVGIIFRGQLIFQDTLQVLKQRATGRLELEVSNPGEAKHYLEQMGWNPDLNGDRIGFRTLPREKIAQLIDTLVHGRFSVYGMNKINQSLENIFIQLTEKGKSL, encoded by the coding sequence GTGAAAGTCTTGACGGAGATCATCATTGAAACCCATCAACTGACAAAACGATACGGTAAGCGTTATTCTGTCAGGTATCTGAATTTAAAGGTGAGACAAGGCGAGGTGTATGGTTTTTTGGGGCCAAATGGCGCCGGGAAGACGACAACGATCAAAATGTTACTCGGTTTGGCGAAACCTACTGAAGGGAGTGTACGAATTTTTGGACGGGACATTGCAGAGGATCGGAAAAACATTCTCAGACATGTCGGAGCCCTTGTGGAATCCCCTACTTACTATGGACACTTGTCCGGATATGAGAACTTGAAAATTATCGCCCAGGTGTTGGGGCTGCCCAGAAGAAGAATTGAGGAAACCCTGCACATGGTTCGTCTTACCCAGGATGCCAACCGGCAAGTAAAGGGTTACTCCCTGGGTATGAAACAGCGGCTTGGCATTGCGGCGGCCCTCCTCGGGAGCCCTAAAATTCTGATCCTGGATGAGCCGACCAACGGTCTTGATCCTGCAGGGATCAGGGAAATACGTGAGCTGATAAAGTCTTTGGCAGAAGAACGAGGTGTTACGATCCTGATCTCCAGTCACCTTTTATCCGAAATCGAGCAAACGGCTACCTCCGTGGGCATCATTTTTCGAGGTCAATTGATTTTTCAGGACACGTTGCAAGTACTGAAACAACGGGCTACAGGAAGGTTGGAATTGGAAGTGAGCAATCCCGGGGAAGCGAAACATTATCTGGAACAGATGGGGTGGAATCCTGATCTCAACGGTGACCGGATCGGTTTTCGTACCTTGCCACGGGAAAAAATAGCACAGTTGATCGATACTTTGGTTCATGGCCGCTTTTCCGTATATGGAATGAACAAGATCAATCAATCACTGGAGAATATTTTTATCCAGTTGACGGAAAAGGGGAAAAGTTTATGA
- a CDS encoding winged helix-turn-helix domain-containing protein — MSHMILITHKLKMVKLIRRYLSTNKIKLDWISSYDIGKVLQQPDRYLAVLIDTSGFTSGSLNAVMTANQKHSVPIILLNGSQDNVKQTLSMFHDLYSFYWKVPKQENTKIWLNPYVVFDLNEHLIINRNQLIPLPCIEYKLLKALCKKSPNYLSTRQLLDIVWGENKFVNVDTVYVHIRRLRQKIETNPDQPIVLINRKGVGYRVKSDCVESHQMQHLV, encoded by the coding sequence ATGAGTCATATGATATTAATCACTCATAAGCTGAAGATGGTAAAACTGATCAGGAGGTATTTATCCACCAACAAAATCAAGCTGGACTGGATTTCCTCTTATGACATCGGGAAAGTCCTGCAACAACCGGATCGATATTTGGCTGTTCTGATTGATACAAGCGGCTTCACCTCAGGGTCACTGAATGCCGTCATGACTGCGAATCAAAAGCACAGTGTTCCCATCATACTGTTAAACGGATCACAGGATAATGTAAAGCAAACCTTGAGTATGTTTCATGATCTGTATTCTTTTTATTGGAAAGTACCGAAACAGGAAAATACGAAAATATGGTTGAATCCATATGTTGTTTTCGACCTGAACGAACATCTTATCATCAACAGAAACCAGTTGATTCCTCTGCCATGTATCGAATATAAACTGCTTAAAGCGCTCTGTAAAAAATCACCCAATTATTTAAGTACCCGTCAATTGCTGGATATCGTATGGGGCGAAAACAAATTTGTGAATGTGGATACGGTTTATGTTCATATTCGCAGGTTGAGACAAAAGATTGAAACAAATCCTGACCAACCTATCGTCTTAATCAATCGAAAGGGAGTGGGGTATAGAGTTAAAAGTGACTGTGTGGAGTCTCATCAAATGCAACACTTGGTCTGA